In Malus sylvestris chromosome 15, drMalSylv7.2, whole genome shotgun sequence, a single genomic region encodes these proteins:
- the LOC126604095 gene encoding transcription factor PERIANTHIA-like isoform X1 — translation MQCFKAASTNPEFYSLSSYFRRDDSDRNQTRFTDLGELEQSATAFPHDDAVVLSPSSMFGLKANNVGGVPDSLHYGTLNVGGCLDIGSTITGTRGRRCVDTGQQQPYMYQQQKGTTTSGNGRFENWGDNSAMADTSQRTDTYTDVDIDDKNHHGALMVVDSTEQAKERTTGDQKTLRRLAQNGEAARKSRLRKKWYGDCQNYWVFYFIRIDF, via the exons atgcagtgcTTCAAAGCGGCGTCAACAAACCCAGAATTCTACTCCCTCTCCTCCTATTTCag GAGAGACGACAGTGACCGGAACCAAACTCGTTTTACGGATCTTGGAGAGCTTGAACAGTCTGCCACTGCCTTCCCTCACGATGATGCTGTTGTTTTAAGCCCAA GCTCCATGTTCGGCTTAAAAGCAAACAATGTTGGCGGTGTACCTGATAGCTTGCACTACGGGACCTTGAACGTTGGCGGGTGTTTGGACATAGGATCAACTATAACCGGAACACGAGGAAGACGGTGTGTGGACACAGGACAGCAGCAGCCATACATGTACCAGCAACAGAAAGGGACGACGACGTCTGGAAACGGACGATTTGAGAATTGGGGTGATAATTCAGCCATGGCCGACACCAGCCAGCGGACTGACACTTATACGGATGTTGACATTGATGACAAAAACCAT CATGGCGCACTAATGGTAGTGGATTCCACAGAGCAGGCAAAGGAAAGAACTACTGGTGACCAAAAG ACACTACGTAGGCTGGCCCAGAACGGAGAAGCAGCAAGGAAGAGTCGCCTAAGGAAGAAA TGGTACGGTGACTGCCAGAATTactgggttttttattttattagaaTCGATTTTTAA
- the LOC126604095 gene encoding transcription factor PERIANTHIA-like isoform X3, with product MQCFKAASTNPEFYSLSSYFRRDDSDRNQTRFTDLGELEQSATAFPHDDAVVLSPSSMFGLKANNVGGVPDSLHYGTLNVGGCLDIGSTITGTRGRRCVDTGQQQPYMYQQQKGTTTSGNGRFENWGDNSAMADTSQRTDTYTDVDIDDKNHHGALMVVDSTEQAKERTTGDQKTLRRLAQNGEAARKSRLRKKVIALTIREI from the exons atgcagtgcTTCAAAGCGGCGTCAACAAACCCAGAATTCTACTCCCTCTCCTCCTATTTCag GAGAGACGACAGTGACCGGAACCAAACTCGTTTTACGGATCTTGGAGAGCTTGAACAGTCTGCCACTGCCTTCCCTCACGATGATGCTGTTGTTTTAAGCCCAA GCTCCATGTTCGGCTTAAAAGCAAACAATGTTGGCGGTGTACCTGATAGCTTGCACTACGGGACCTTGAACGTTGGCGGGTGTTTGGACATAGGATCAACTATAACCGGAACACGAGGAAGACGGTGTGTGGACACAGGACAGCAGCAGCCATACATGTACCAGCAACAGAAAGGGACGACGACGTCTGGAAACGGACGATTTGAGAATTGGGGTGATAATTCAGCCATGGCCGACACCAGCCAGCGGACTGACACTTATACGGATGTTGACATTGATGACAAAAACCAT CATGGCGCACTAATGGTAGTGGATTCCACAGAGCAGGCAAAGGAAAGAACTACTGGTGACCAAAAG ACACTACGTAGGCTGGCCCAGAACGGAGAAGCAGCAAGGAAGAGTCGCCTAAGGAAGAAA GTCATAGCTCTAACAATTAGAGAGATTTAG
- the LOC126604095 gene encoding transcription factor PERIANTHIA-like isoform X2, whose product MQCFKAASTNPEFYSLSSYFRRDDSDRNQTRFTDLGELEQSATAFPHDDAVVLSPSSMFGLKANNVGGVPDSLHYGTLNVGGCLDIGSTITGTRGRRCVDTGQQQPYMYQQQKGTTTSGNGRFENWGDNSAMADTSQRTDTYTDVDIDDKNHHGALMVVDSTEQAKERTTGDQKTLRRLAQNGEAARKSRLRKKVFENFQLCKL is encoded by the exons atgcagtgcTTCAAAGCGGCGTCAACAAACCCAGAATTCTACTCCCTCTCCTCCTATTTCag GAGAGACGACAGTGACCGGAACCAAACTCGTTTTACGGATCTTGGAGAGCTTGAACAGTCTGCCACTGCCTTCCCTCACGATGATGCTGTTGTTTTAAGCCCAA GCTCCATGTTCGGCTTAAAAGCAAACAATGTTGGCGGTGTACCTGATAGCTTGCACTACGGGACCTTGAACGTTGGCGGGTGTTTGGACATAGGATCAACTATAACCGGAACACGAGGAAGACGGTGTGTGGACACAGGACAGCAGCAGCCATACATGTACCAGCAACAGAAAGGGACGACGACGTCTGGAAACGGACGATTTGAGAATTGGGGTGATAATTCAGCCATGGCCGACACCAGCCAGCGGACTGACACTTATACGGATGTTGACATTGATGACAAAAACCAT CATGGCGCACTAATGGTAGTGGATTCCACAGAGCAGGCAAAGGAAAGAACTACTGGTGACCAAAAG ACACTACGTAGGCTGGCCCAGAACGGAGAAGCAGCAAGGAAGAGTCGCCTAAGGAAGAAA gtgtttgaaaattttcaactcTGCAAGTTGTGA
- the LOC126601856 gene encoding uncharacterized protein LOC126601856, with amino-acid sequence MAACLDMYNPSEHKFAPPLPPPPMSPRISFSNDFADAIHHEIRREVAAAPPAVSSDFEFSVSNYSMMSADELFFKGRLLPFKDGCSSQTRRSTTTLRDELLHGEDHDDDVSSSRPPKGSSSTRWKGLLGRKSRSHIVSKKAEKSDGDGRRSELAVVHEEAQHQVNNKISQEVLSEGGSSWRDVEIGI; translated from the exons ATGGCAGCCTGCTTAGACATGTACAACccatcagagcataagtttgctcctcctcttcctcctcctccaatgAGCCCAAGAATCTCCTTCTCCAATGACTTTGCAGATGCCATCCACCATGAAATCCGGAGGGAGGTGGCGGCTGCTCCACCTGCCGTCTCCTCGGATTTTGAGTTCTCCGTTTCCAACTATTCCATGATGAGCGCTGACGAGCTCTTCTTCAAGGGCAGGCTGCTGCCCTTCAAGGACGGCTGCAGCAGCCAGACGCGGAGGAGCACCACCACTCTCAGAGATGAGCTGCTCCACGGGGAGGATCATGACGATGACGTTTCGTCATCCAGGCCGCCGAAGGGTTCGTCGTCAACAAGGTGGAAGGGGCTCCTGGGAAGGAAGAGTAGGTCCCACATTGTTTCCAAGAAAGCTGAGAAGAGTGATGGAGATGGCAGAAGGTCTGAACTTGCGGTGGTTCATGAGGAAGCTCAGCATCAAGTTAATAATAAGATTTCACAG GAGGTGTTGAGTGAAGGAGGGTCAAGTTGGAGAGATGTGGAGATTGGAATATAG
- the LOC126605650 gene encoding B3 domain-containing protein Os01g0234100-like isoform X1 — protein MARNVKNAKPQTPLSKEDGHLTQPPLPKPRLRPKPATNPKPSSLPTGKLKKPGKPKEQEVEYSMPMKELSNTQITKMLSHAGQSPAISNTQYDFPVDGSPSRGQAKSSAVIRAQEVRSKLEPQFPSFVKSLVRSHVASCFWMGLPSLFCKSHLPDKDITMTLEDESGRQYQSKYIACKTGLSSGWRQFAASHNLLEGDVLAFQLVEPTKFKVYIIRSNGLAEVDGDLGLPNLDNNTKQKDADKDNAETSTTPCNDSTKKRAETSTTPWNDSNRKRAHSPQLVAPKKKKIGLQRAKQSETDSEEVGSEVSEDLKSPVATLQFEDIRSYENFNILVDGLFLDPEFPEDVRRKYYKLCRSQKAFLHENVIKGMNHNMIIGAISETVNIADSIEACKVTALRDDFVSWDKYLTAFELLGMNVGFLRERVCRLANLADNSEAAVEAKMFKEATIERSQAGIGLRNIEMKLEELMEACDEFGAAIESLRSKAEINKLRFQEEVTAPW, from the exons ATGGCTCGGAATGTTAAGAACGCCAAGCCCCAAACGCCGCTGTCCAAGGAGGACGGCCACCTGACTCAGCCTCCATTGCCCAAACCCAGGCTCCGCCCCAAGCCCGCCACCAACCCTAAACCTTCTTCTCTCCCcacg GGGAAGTTGAAGAAGCCAGGGAAGCCaaaagagcaagaagtggagtATTCCATGCCTATGAAGGAGCTTTCTAATACCCAAATTACAAAG ATGTTGAGTCATGCAGGGCAGTCCCCAGCCATTAG CAATACGCAGTATGATTTTCCAGTTGATGGATCACCCTCACGAGGTCAAGCAAAGTCATCTGCTGTCATTCGAGCGCAGGAAGTTCGATCAAAACTAGAACCTCAATTCCCCAGCTTTGTGAAATCACTGGTCAGATCACACGTGGCTAGTTGTTTTTGGATG GGGCTTCCTTCGCTGTTCTGCAAATCACACTTACCAGATAAAGATATTACAATGACTTTGGAAGATGAAAGTGGTAGACAGTATCAGTCGAAATACATTGCATGCAAGACCGGACTAAGTTCTGGTTGGAGGCAGTTTGCTGCTTCGCACAATTTGCTCGAGGGAGATGTTCTGGCCTTCCAATTAGTTGAACCTACAAAATTTAAG GTTTACATAATAAGGTCAAATGGTTTGGCTGAAGTTGATGGGGATCTTGGCCTTCCAAATTTggataataatacaaaacaaaaggatGCAG ATAAAGATAATGCAGAAACGAGCACTACGCCTTGTAATGACTCTACCAAGAAACGTGCAGAAACAAGCACTACGCCTTGGAATGACTCTAATAGGAAACGCGCGCATTCTCCTCAATTAGTAGctccaaagaagaaaaagattggTTTGCAGCGAGCCAAACAATCTGAAACCGATAGTGAGGAGGTTGGTTCTGAAGTTTCAGAAGATCTCAAGTCACCTGTGGCAACTCTTCAATTTGAGGACATCCGAAGTTATGAGAATTTCAACATTCTAGTAGATGGGTTGTTTCTAGATCCTGAGTTCCCCGAAGATGTACGAAGAAAGTACTACAAGCTCTGTCGCAGCCAGAAAGCATTTCTTCATGAAAATGTTATCAAGGGCATGAATCATAATATGATTATAGGAGCTATATCTGAAACCGTAAATATTGCTGATTCCATTGAAGCTTGCAAGGTCACTGCGCTTCGAGATGATTTTGTGTCTTGGGACAAGTATTTAACGGCCTTTGAGTTGTTGGGCATGAATGTTGGATTTTTACGTGAACGGGTATGTCGGCTTGCAAACCTTGCCGACAACTCGGAAGCTGCCGTGGAGGCAAAGATGTTTAAAGAAGCTACAATTGAGCGATCTCAGGCAGGAATAGGATTAAGAAATATCGAGATGAAGCTGGAGGAACTGATGGAGGCGTGCGATGAATTTGGTGCTGCCATTGAGAGCCTGAGATCGAAAGCTGAAATCAACAAGCTCAGGTTCCAGGAAGAGGTTACTGCTCCTTGGTAA
- the LOC126605650 gene encoding B3 domain-containing protein Os01g0234100-like isoform X2 — protein sequence MARNVKNAKPQTPLSKEDGHLTQPPLPKPRLRPKPATNPKPSSLPTGKLKKPGKPKEQEVEYSMPMKELSNTQITKYDFPVDGSPSRGQAKSSAVIRAQEVRSKLEPQFPSFVKSLVRSHVASCFWMGLPSLFCKSHLPDKDITMTLEDESGRQYQSKYIACKTGLSSGWRQFAASHNLLEGDVLAFQLVEPTKFKVYIIRSNGLAEVDGDLGLPNLDNNTKQKDADKDNAETSTTPCNDSTKKRAETSTTPWNDSNRKRAHSPQLVAPKKKKIGLQRAKQSETDSEEVGSEVSEDLKSPVATLQFEDIRSYENFNILVDGLFLDPEFPEDVRRKYYKLCRSQKAFLHENVIKGMNHNMIIGAISETVNIADSIEACKVTALRDDFVSWDKYLTAFELLGMNVGFLRERVCRLANLADNSEAAVEAKMFKEATIERSQAGIGLRNIEMKLEELMEACDEFGAAIESLRSKAEINKLRFQEEVTAPW from the exons ATGGCTCGGAATGTTAAGAACGCCAAGCCCCAAACGCCGCTGTCCAAGGAGGACGGCCACCTGACTCAGCCTCCATTGCCCAAACCCAGGCTCCGCCCCAAGCCCGCCACCAACCCTAAACCTTCTTCTCTCCCcacg GGGAAGTTGAAGAAGCCAGGGAAGCCaaaagagcaagaagtggagtATTCCATGCCTATGAAGGAGCTTTCTAATACCCAAATTACAAAG TATGATTTTCCAGTTGATGGATCACCCTCACGAGGTCAAGCAAAGTCATCTGCTGTCATTCGAGCGCAGGAAGTTCGATCAAAACTAGAACCTCAATTCCCCAGCTTTGTGAAATCACTGGTCAGATCACACGTGGCTAGTTGTTTTTGGATG GGGCTTCCTTCGCTGTTCTGCAAATCACACTTACCAGATAAAGATATTACAATGACTTTGGAAGATGAAAGTGGTAGACAGTATCAGTCGAAATACATTGCATGCAAGACCGGACTAAGTTCTGGTTGGAGGCAGTTTGCTGCTTCGCACAATTTGCTCGAGGGAGATGTTCTGGCCTTCCAATTAGTTGAACCTACAAAATTTAAG GTTTACATAATAAGGTCAAATGGTTTGGCTGAAGTTGATGGGGATCTTGGCCTTCCAAATTTggataataatacaaaacaaaaggatGCAG ATAAAGATAATGCAGAAACGAGCACTACGCCTTGTAATGACTCTACCAAGAAACGTGCAGAAACAAGCACTACGCCTTGGAATGACTCTAATAGGAAACGCGCGCATTCTCCTCAATTAGTAGctccaaagaagaaaaagattggTTTGCAGCGAGCCAAACAATCTGAAACCGATAGTGAGGAGGTTGGTTCTGAAGTTTCAGAAGATCTCAAGTCACCTGTGGCAACTCTTCAATTTGAGGACATCCGAAGTTATGAGAATTTCAACATTCTAGTAGATGGGTTGTTTCTAGATCCTGAGTTCCCCGAAGATGTACGAAGAAAGTACTACAAGCTCTGTCGCAGCCAGAAAGCATTTCTTCATGAAAATGTTATCAAGGGCATGAATCATAATATGATTATAGGAGCTATATCTGAAACCGTAAATATTGCTGATTCCATTGAAGCTTGCAAGGTCACTGCGCTTCGAGATGATTTTGTGTCTTGGGACAAGTATTTAACGGCCTTTGAGTTGTTGGGCATGAATGTTGGATTTTTACGTGAACGGGTATGTCGGCTTGCAAACCTTGCCGACAACTCGGAAGCTGCCGTGGAGGCAAAGATGTTTAAAGAAGCTACAATTGAGCGATCTCAGGCAGGAATAGGATTAAGAAATATCGAGATGAAGCTGGAGGAACTGATGGAGGCGTGCGATGAATTTGGTGCTGCCATTGAGAGCCTGAGATCGAAAGCTGAAATCAACAAGCTCAGGTTCCAGGAAGAGGTTACTGCTCCTTGGTAA